The proteins below are encoded in one region of Halorarum halophilum:
- a CDS encoding ABC transporter permease, which translates to MSRLRYFARRTAITAVLIFMVASALFVFFRLMPGDYSALLIQQGMTPDQAAKLEAKWGLNAPLHEQYFKYVVNLLTADAGQSFRHGSPVWELVRPRIINSAILVFPAITATYIIGSVIGTIIGRYRGGFLEKSSIITVSMFHSIPDFFLGILLIAAFSSTLGIFPTSGMLSTQTSIMIQDQPFWHRFLLKEFWMHYALPFATITLYFMQYPALIMRNSVVEVSDQEFLHYHRLKGLPRGKLLRKLMRHASLPVITLYPISLATSISGLVLIEIVFNWPGIGRLLVDSVLARDFPVIQFVFLVAAVWVILGNFVVDLLYGVIDPRVSVAGDGNE; encoded by the coding sequence GTGAGCCGCCTCCGCTACTTCGCCCGGCGGACGGCGATCACGGCGGTGCTCATCTTCATGGTGGCGTCGGCGCTGTTCGTGTTCTTCCGGCTGATGCCGGGGGACTACTCGGCGCTCCTCATCCAGCAGGGGATGACACCCGATCAGGCCGCCAAGCTCGAAGCGAAGTGGGGGCTGAACGCGCCGCTTCACGAGCAGTACTTCAAGTACGTGGTCAACCTGCTCACCGCGGACGCCGGTCAGTCGTTCCGACACGGGTCGCCCGTCTGGGAGCTCGTCCGGCCCCGTATCATCAACTCGGCCATCCTGGTGTTCCCGGCGATCACGGCGACGTACATCATCGGGAGCGTCATCGGCACGATCATCGGCCGGTACCGCGGCGGCTTCCTCGAGAAGTCGAGCATCATCACCGTCTCGATGTTCCACTCGATCCCCGACTTCTTCCTGGGCATCCTGCTGATCGCCGCGTTCTCCTCGACGCTCGGCATCTTCCCCACGTCGGGGATGCTCTCGACGCAGACCTCGATCATGATCCAGGACCAGCCGTTCTGGCACCGGTTCCTCCTGAAGGAGTTCTGGATGCACTACGCGCTCCCGTTCGCGACCATCACGCTGTACTTCATGCAGTACCCGGCGCTCATCATGCGCAACAGCGTCGTGGAGGTGAGCGACCAGGAGTTCCTCCACTACCACCGCCTGAAGGGGCTCCCGCGCGGGAAGCTGCTCCGGAAGCTCATGCGGCACGCGTCCCTGCCGGTCATAACGCTGTACCCGATCTCGCTGGCGACGTCCATCAGCGGGCTCGTCCTCATCGAGATCGTGTTCAACTGGCCCGGCATCGGGCGGCTCCTCGTGGACTCCGTGCTGGCCCGGGACTTCCCGGTCATCCAGTTCGTCTTCCTCGTCGCGGCCGTCTGGGTCATCCTGGGGAACTTCGTCGTGGACCTGCTCTACGGCGTCATCGACCCCCGGGTGTCAGTCGCGGGCGACGGGAACGAGTAG
- a CDS encoding winged helix-turn-helix domain-containing protein, producing the protein MDDTEPDWEFKRRDVLILRELATDPQRSAREITEVLEEDHGVDISHVTVSKSIRNMREEGVFREAIIPNEEYFIFEKFEFKFNPEYFAEEWRDAMEYIRDDEHTLFYFLSDGEYQWTSVMMFPTREAGSRWIHEFYKEHGRVVSNLRNSVMTNVLKFETDPRLFDSLPYDEGS; encoded by the coding sequence ATGGACGACACAGAACCCGACTGGGAGTTCAAGCGGCGCGACGTGCTCATCCTCCGCGAACTGGCGACCGATCCGCAGCGGTCGGCCCGCGAGATCACCGAGGTGTTAGAAGAGGACCACGGCGTGGACATCTCCCACGTCACCGTGAGCAAGTCGATCCGGAACATGCGCGAGGAGGGCGTCTTCCGGGAGGCGATCATCCCGAACGAGGAGTACTTCATCTTCGAGAAGTTCGAGTTCAAGTTCAACCCGGAGTACTTCGCCGAGGAGTGGCGCGACGCGATGGAGTACATCCGGGACGACGAGCACACCCTCTTCTACTTCCTCTCCGACGGCGAGTACCAGTGGACGTCGGTGATGATGTTCCCGACCCGGGAGGCCGGTTCGCGCTGGATCCACGAGTTCTACAAGGAGCACGGCCGGGTCGTCAGCAACCTCCGCAACTCGGTGATGACGAACGTCCTCAAGTTCGAGACCGATCCGCGGCTGTTCGACAGCCTGCCGTACGACGAGGGGTCGTAG
- a CDS encoding 3-hydroxyacyl-CoA dehydrogenase/enoyl-CoA hydratase family protein, translating into MVVDTIERVAVLGAGSMGHGIAEVAALGGYDVTLRDVEADLVRDGYEQIEWSLGKLEEKGALDESAEAVLDRVDTATELDAAVHDADLVIEAAPENMELKREIFGDLDEFAPADAILATNTSSLSITEISEATDRPGQVVGTHFFNPPVKMDLVEVVYGDHTDDATAEAAAAFAEACDKTPIFVRKDVNGFVVNNVLVPFMEEAAWMLSADETTIRETDAAMVFRGGYPMGPFELADFTGIDIGYHARKEAGREVPPVWEEKVEAGHYGKKSGKGYYDHEDGDGVDYEHGQGEAFDTLRIEARMVNEAAKLVGNDVATPEEIDVGMRLGGGFAEGVCRMGDKRGLDAVLEKLETLYAEKGADRYEPADYLRELVEAGHTGEAAGEGFYDYSHGGPYHYVDHEVDDDGVLRVTFQREERLNAFNEDMLNEVDRLLRETDPEDVACVTFEGAGDKAFSAGADLTAFPTAEPRDMMDVDDVFRTVYEFDRPTLAKIDGYCLGAGFELALACDLRVATEDATFGTPEIDLGVIPGGGATQRLVRLVGEVRTKELVLRGNHIGAEQAADWGIINRAVPAEEFDDVVAEYVDDLVSGPPVALKVAKKVINDGQDASLETALNLESQGFGLLVSTDDMLEGVTAFRDDREPEFEGE; encoded by the coding sequence ATGGTTGTCGATACGATCGAAAGGGTCGCTGTCCTCGGTGCCGGGAGCATGGGCCACGGCATCGCCGAGGTGGCGGCGCTCGGCGGCTACGACGTGACCCTCCGGGACGTCGAGGCGGACCTCGTCCGCGACGGGTACGAACAGATCGAGTGGAGCCTCGGGAAGCTCGAGGAGAAGGGGGCGCTCGACGAGTCCGCCGAGGCGGTCCTCGATCGCGTCGACACGGCGACGGAGCTCGACGCGGCCGTCCACGACGCCGACCTCGTGATCGAGGCGGCGCCGGAGAACATGGAGCTGAAGCGCGAGATCTTCGGCGACCTGGACGAGTTCGCGCCCGCCGACGCCATCCTCGCGACGAACACCTCCAGCCTCTCCATCACAGAGATCTCGGAGGCGACCGACCGGCCCGGGCAGGTCGTCGGCACGCACTTCTTCAACCCGCCGGTGAAGATGGACCTCGTCGAGGTCGTCTACGGCGACCACACGGACGACGCGACCGCCGAGGCCGCGGCCGCGTTCGCCGAGGCGTGCGACAAGACGCCGATCTTCGTCCGGAAGGACGTCAACGGGTTCGTCGTCAACAACGTCCTCGTCCCGTTCATGGAGGAGGCGGCGTGGATGCTCTCGGCCGACGAGACCACGATCCGGGAGACCGACGCGGCGATGGTGTTCCGCGGCGGCTACCCGATGGGTCCGTTCGAACTCGCCGACTTCACCGGCATCGACATCGGCTACCACGCCCGGAAGGAGGCCGGCCGCGAGGTGCCGCCCGTCTGGGAGGAGAAGGTCGAGGCGGGCCACTACGGCAAGAAGTCCGGGAAGGGGTACTACGACCACGAGGACGGCGACGGCGTCGACTACGAGCACGGGCAGGGCGAGGCGTTCGACACCCTCCGCATCGAGGCCCGGATGGTCAACGAGGCCGCGAAGCTCGTCGGGAACGACGTGGCGACGCCCGAGGAGATCGACGTCGGGATGCGCCTCGGCGGCGGCTTCGCCGAGGGCGTCTGCCGGATGGGCGACAAGCGCGGCCTCGACGCGGTCCTCGAGAAACTGGAGACGCTGTACGCCGAGAAGGGCGCCGACCGGTACGAGCCGGCCGACTACCTGCGCGAACTCGTCGAGGCGGGCCACACGGGCGAGGCCGCCGGCGAGGGGTTCTACGACTACAGCCACGGCGGGCCGTACCACTACGTCGACCACGAGGTCGACGACGACGGCGTCCTCCGCGTGACGTTCCAGCGCGAGGAGCGGCTCAACGCGTTCAACGAGGACATGCTGAACGAGGTCGACCGCCTGCTCCGGGAGACCGACCCCGAGGACGTCGCCTGCGTCACCTTCGAGGGCGCCGGCGACAAGGCGTTCAGCGCGGGGGCGGACCTGACCGCCTTCCCGACCGCGGAGCCGCGGGACATGATGGACGTCGACGACGTGTTCCGGACCGTCTACGAGTTCGACCGGCCGACGCTGGCGAAGATCGACGGCTACTGTCTCGGCGCGGGGTTCGAACTCGCGCTCGCCTGCGACCTCCGGGTCGCCACCGAGGACGCGACGTTCGGGACGCCCGAGATCGACCTGGGCGTCATCCCGGGCGGCGGCGCGACCCAGCGGCTCGTCCGCCTCGTCGGCGAGGTACGTACGAAGGAGCTGGTGTTACGCGGGAACCACATCGGCGCCGAGCAGGCGGCCGACTGGGGCATCATCAACCGCGCCGTCCCCGCCGAGGAGTTCGACGACGTCGTCGCGGAGTACGTCGACGACCTCGTCTCTGGCCCGCCGGTCGCGCTGAAGGTGGCGAAGAAGGTCATCAACGACGGGCAGGACGCGAGCCTGGAGACGGCGCTGAACCTGGAGAGCCAGGGCTTCGGCCTGCTCGTGAGCACGGACGACATGCTCGAGGGCGTGACCGCGTTCCGCGACGACCGCGAACCCGAGTTCGAGGGAGAGTAG
- a CDS encoding ABC transporter substrate-binding protein yields MPSSGRQSSEQRVDRRRVLQTIGVASAAALAGCGGNGGNGGNGGNGGNGGNGGGGGGAGDLGERVPTLTFQYWSDQGPPTVLFEETISNIQARTGDMGFQIETMPMTTGEGVAAVGNDNRDFHIAVNSHGPSPGRLDPDELLTNYSLDYAGANGRYNPGNYANCEFTEHARAQSVAAPGEREEAVNNAMSVFSEDLGFIPTIERPFTAAVNTDVLTELETGPAGLSDIHWSSLLESGLEARDGQGPIVANLPSEMLTSSFYPTVSDGDAMVLYTNLTTSPLLMYDSNYELIPVLAESWETNDEGTRTTFQLRDATFHNGDPVTPEDVKWTYEFLRDQYHNGDYQWTNLPEDLTVEVVDDSTVAFNTEDPAPQLLTARLSIYGVLPREPYVQAGIEDNPTNFEDPMIGAGPYRMASYNNQQNMSLEPHDGHPVWSPQTPIITQIYESVDGVVRAFENGELNLAVALHPEAGQQLQSRMGDSVQIVTGMAHLPYGIMPQQSFAPGMFPEFRQALSHMVDRQNLNETYAFGESEVVIHGTFNSQAHPWYNQDVLTQIAGETADVDQAKQVLEDAGWGWDNNGNLHYPQDASMEAWPQGETPSPEDFPCLE; encoded by the coding sequence ATGCCATCAAGTGGCAGGCAGAGCAGCGAACAGCGTGTCGACCGGAGACGAGTGTTACAGACGATCGGCGTCGCGTCCGCCGCCGCTCTGGCGGGCTGCGGCGGGAACGGCGGGAACGGCGGCAACGGTGGGAACGGAGGCAACGGCGGGAACGGCGGTGGGGGCGGAGGGGCCGGGGACCTTGGCGAGCGGGTTCCCACGCTCACGTTCCAGTACTGGTCCGACCAGGGACCGCCGACGGTCCTGTTCGAGGAGACGATCTCGAACATCCAGGCCCGAACCGGCGATATGGGGTTCCAGATCGAGACGATGCCGATGACGACCGGCGAGGGGGTGGCGGCGGTCGGGAACGACAACCGGGACTTCCACATCGCGGTGAACAGCCACGGCCCCTCGCCCGGCCGACTCGACCCGGACGAGCTGCTGACAAACTACAGCCTCGACTACGCCGGGGCCAACGGCAGGTACAACCCGGGGAACTACGCCAACTGCGAGTTCACCGAGCACGCCCGCGCGCAGTCGGTCGCGGCACCGGGTGAGCGCGAGGAGGCCGTCAACAACGCGATGTCGGTCTTTTCGGAGGACCTCGGCTTCATCCCGACGATCGAGCGCCCGTTCACGGCGGCGGTCAACACCGACGTGCTCACCGAACTCGAGACCGGACCGGCGGGGCTGAGCGACATCCACTGGTCCTCGCTGCTCGAGTCGGGGCTGGAGGCGCGGGACGGACAGGGGCCGATCGTCGCGAACCTCCCGTCCGAGATGCTGACGAGCAGCTTCTACCCCACCGTCAGCGACGGCGACGCGATGGTCCTGTACACGAATCTGACCACGTCGCCGCTCCTGATGTACGACTCCAACTACGAGCTGATCCCGGTCCTCGCCGAGAGCTGGGAGACGAACGACGAGGGGACGCGGACGACGTTCCAGCTCCGGGACGCCACGTTCCACAACGGTGACCCGGTGACGCCGGAGGACGTCAAGTGGACCTACGAGTTCCTGCGCGACCAGTACCACAACGGCGACTACCAGTGGACGAACCTCCCGGAGGACCTGACCGTCGAGGTCGTCGACGACAGCACGGTCGCGTTCAACACCGAGGACCCGGCGCCACAACTCCTCACCGCGCGGCTCTCCATCTACGGCGTCCTGCCGCGGGAGCCGTACGTCCAGGCGGGCATCGAGGACAACCCGACGAACTTCGAGGACCCGATGATCGGGGCCGGTCCGTACCGGATGGCGTCCTACAACAACCAGCAGAACATGTCGCTGGAGCCCCACGACGGACACCCGGTGTGGAGCCCGCAGACGCCGATCATCACGCAAATCTACGAGAGCGTCGATGGCGTGGTGCGGGCGTTCGAGAACGGGGAACTCAACCTCGCGGTGGCGCTCCACCCCGAGGCCGGCCAGCAGCTCCAGAGCCGGATGGGCGACAGCGTCCAGATCGTGACGGGCATGGCCCACCTCCCGTACGGGATCATGCCCCAGCAGTCGTTCGCACCGGGGATGTTCCCGGAGTTCCGCCAGGCGCTCTCGCACATGGTCGACCGACAGAACCTGAACGAGACGTACGCGTTCGGGGAGTCCGAGGTCGTCATCCACGGGACGTTCAACTCCCAGGCGCACCCTTGGTACAACCAGGACGTCCTCACCCAGATCGCCGGCGAGACCGCCGACGTCGACCAGGCGAAGCAGGTGCTCGAGGACGCCGGGTGGGGCTGGGACAACAACGGCAACCTGCACTACCCCCAGGACGCCAGCATGGAGGCCTGGCCGCAGGGCGAGACGCCCAGCCCCGAGGACTTCCCCTGCCTCGAGTGA
- a CDS encoding CaiB/BaiF CoA transferase family protein, translating into MAEEQQRRRVLEDVVVVDVSTFVTGGFATMMLANQGADVIKVERPDVGDDSRHSGPPFVDVADYDGPGRAAAEGGESPYFWTINYGKRSVELDLKTDEGREALFDLVSGADVFVENFRPGTAERLGVDYERVRGENEDVIYCSISAFGETGPWSDRPGYDQLVQGLSGMMSVTGYPDRSPVKVGLPQTDLITAMWAAFGVVNALYRRERTGEGDRVELAMLDASLPWLTKQAARVFAGETPTRMGTGDPVIAPYRTYATADGHLNVACGNQRLWEGLCDALDRPDLAGDDRFGTNGDRVEHREDLDAELAAEFEDRTTEEWMAFLAEERGLPVGPVLDVEGALSNEQVSARGVVGSIEHSALGDVPLIEHPLNYDGADAGFEDGPPLLGEHTEEILRELGYDDERIARLRKAGTIPDDEG; encoded by the coding sequence ATGGCTGAAGAACAGCAGCGGCGACGGGTGCTGGAGGACGTCGTCGTCGTCGACGTCTCGACGTTCGTCACCGGCGGCTTCGCGACGATGATGCTCGCCAACCAGGGGGCGGACGTGATCAAGGTCGAACGGCCGGACGTCGGGGACGATAGCCGCCACTCCGGCCCCCCGTTCGTCGACGTGGCCGACTACGACGGCCCCGGTCGCGCCGCCGCCGAAGGGGGGGAGTCGCCCTACTTCTGGACGATCAACTACGGCAAGCGGAGCGTCGAACTGGACCTGAAGACCGACGAGGGCCGCGAGGCGCTGTTCGACCTCGTCTCGGGGGCGGACGTGTTCGTCGAGAACTTCCGGCCCGGCACGGCCGAGCGGCTCGGGGTCGACTACGAACGCGTCCGCGGGGAGAACGAGGACGTGATCTACTGTTCGATCTCGGCGTTCGGCGAGACCGGCCCCTGGAGTGACCGTCCCGGCTACGACCAGCTCGTCCAGGGGCTGAGCGGCATGATGAGCGTGACCGGCTACCCGGACCGATCGCCGGTGAAGGTCGGGCTCCCACAGACCGACCTCATCACGGCGATGTGGGCCGCGTTCGGCGTCGTCAACGCGCTCTACCGCCGGGAGCGGACGGGGGAGGGAGACCGCGTCGAACTCGCCATGCTCGACGCCAGCCTCCCGTGGCTGACCAAACAGGCGGCCCGGGTGTTCGCCGGCGAGACGCCGACGCGCATGGGGACCGGTGACCCCGTCATCGCGCCGTACCGGACGTACGCGACGGCCGACGGCCACCTCAACGTGGCCTGCGGCAACCAGCGGCTCTGGGAGGGGCTCTGTGACGCGCTCGACCGGCCAGATCTCGCGGGCGATGACCGCTTCGGGACGAACGGCGACCGCGTCGAACACCGCGAGGACCTCGACGCGGAACTGGCCGCCGAGTTCGAGGACCGAACCACCGAGGAGTGGATGGCGTTCCTCGCGGAGGAGCGTGGTCTCCCCGTCGGTCCGGTTCTCGACGTCGAGGGGGCACTGTCGAACGAGCAGGTGTCGGCCCGTGGCGTCGTCGGATCGATCGAGCACTCGGCGCTCGGGGACGTCCCCCTCATCGAACACCCGCTCAACTACGACGGCGCGGACGCCGGGTTCGAGGACGGCCCCCCGCTGCTCGGCGAACACACCGAGGAGATCCTCCGTGAACTCGGCTACGACGACGAACGCATCGCCCGCCTGCGGAAGGCGGGGACGATTCCGGACGACGAGGGGTAG
- a CDS encoding ABC transporter ATP-binding protein → MSGDAPVLELRGLEKYFDTSTGLFDTVKNRIAGREPAYVQAVDGVNMELRENQVQGVIGESGCGKTTLLRTLIGLYEPTGGELLFHGQPTSEFTKEEWKEFRRQVGLVFQDPFNSLDPKFSVRRTLAEPLEIHGMDYDLERIEEMLESVGLSPADKYLGRFPNQLSGGEKQRVAIARGLITEPDVILADEPASMLDVSTQAEILNLLNRLTDEFGVSMVYISHDLSTVSYICDEINVMYLGRVVEKSPTRRLLAEPKHPYTQALIQSIPIPDPHYERERATIGGEPGDPINMPKGCRFKNRCPERMEVCDHTPYDVPPDGEDDRTVACHLYYDHPTGESAKQEDSAQPEELAELEETR, encoded by the coding sequence ATGAGCGGCGACGCGCCGGTCCTCGAACTCCGGGGGCTGGAGAAGTACTTCGACACCTCGACGGGGCTGTTCGACACGGTCAAGAACCGCATCGCCGGCCGGGAGCCCGCGTACGTCCAGGCCGTCGACGGCGTGAACATGGAGCTCCGGGAGAACCAGGTCCAGGGCGTCATCGGCGAGAGCGGCTGCGGGAAGACCACGCTGCTGCGGACGCTCATCGGGCTGTACGAGCCCACCGGCGGGGAGCTGCTCTTCCACGGCCAGCCGACCTCGGAGTTCACCAAGGAGGAGTGGAAGGAGTTCCGCCGCCAGGTCGGGCTCGTCTTCCAGGACCCGTTCAACTCGCTGGACCCGAAGTTCAGCGTCCGACGCACGCTGGCGGAGCCGCTCGAGATCCACGGCATGGACTACGACCTCGAGCGCATCGAGGAGATGCTGGAGTCCGTGGGGCTGTCCCCGGCGGACAAGTACCTGGGGCGGTTCCCGAACCAGCTCTCCGGCGGCGAGAAACAGCGCGTCGCCATCGCGCGCGGGCTCATCACCGAGCCCGACGTCATCCTGGCCGACGAGCCGGCGTCGATGCTGGACGTCTCCACCCAGGCGGAGATCCTGAACCTCCTGAACCGGCTCACCGACGAGTTCGGCGTCTCGATGGTGTACATCTCCCACGACCTCTCGACGGTCTCGTACATCTGCGACGAGATCAACGTCATGTACCTCGGCCGGGTCGTGGAGAAGTCGCCGACGAGGCGGCTGCTCGCGGAGCCCAAACACCCCTACACGCAGGCGCTCATCCAGTCCATCCCGATCCCGGACCCGCACTACGAGCGCGAACGGGCGACGATCGGCGGCGAACCGGGCGACCCCATCAACATGCCGAAGGGGTGCCGGTTCAAGAACCGGTGTCCGGAGCGGATGGAGGTGTGCGACCACACGCCCTACGACGTCCCGCCGGACGGCGAGGACGACCGCACGGTGGCGTGTCACCTCTACTACGACCACCCGACCGGGGAGTCGGCGAAGCAGGAGGACTCCGCGCAACCGGAGGAACTCGCAGAACTGGAGGAAACACGATGA
- a CDS encoding tyrosine-type recombinase/integrase, giving the protein MASTDAAGSTGGETAVRRLIDDFLASKEERGSGAYVASASSVLDRFAEWLEARDRTLADLDDERRGPQLMRRYAKHLRRRANAPDGISPTTANTYYAYVSGCLAYGVRDMVLSVNPARTEAAREELPADEGKRSDQQFWTRDQRESLVGHARARAGDAIEADPFGAYPEVRDHALVAVLAFAGVRGAEVLRHRKDDRRGRQGLRWSRVDLDAGTAEVLGKSKTEGKRWQHASLPGPARDALETLRRVQRPPTPEWPVFESSHAPSLWARAREELPEGAVEGAVAERGNIRDVLRAEGIAPPALTTDGGRSVLRRLTDGAGIDLPEDADYLQPHGARRGIGEELYRVDRGLAQDLLRHEELTTTRDHYQHIDAAERTREIDAELERLGE; this is encoded by the coding sequence ATGGCATCGACGGATGCAGCCGGGTCGACAGGGGGGGAAACGGCGGTTCGGCGGCTGATCGACGACTTCCTCGCGTCGAAGGAGGAGCGGGGGTCGGGCGCGTACGTCGCCAGCGCGTCCTCCGTGCTCGACCGGTTCGCCGAGTGGCTGGAGGCGCGCGACCGGACGCTCGCGGACCTGGACGACGAGCGGCGCGGCCCGCAGCTCATGCGCAGGTACGCGAAGCATCTTCGGCGCAGGGCGAACGCCCCCGACGGGATCTCGCCGACGACCGCGAACACATACTACGCGTACGTCTCGGGCTGTCTGGCCTACGGCGTCCGGGACATGGTGCTCTCGGTCAACCCGGCGCGGACCGAGGCGGCACGGGAGGAGCTTCCCGCCGACGAGGGGAAGCGGTCGGACCAGCAGTTCTGGACCCGCGACCAGCGCGAGTCGCTGGTCGGGCACGCGCGGGCTCGCGCCGGCGACGCGATCGAGGCCGACCCCTTCGGGGCCTACCCGGAGGTGCGGGACCACGCTCTCGTCGCCGTCCTGGCGTTCGCGGGCGTGCGCGGTGCCGAGGTGCTCCGCCACCGGAAGGACGACCGCCGGGGGCGGCAGGGGCTCCGGTGGTCGCGAGTCGACCTCGATGCCGGTACCGCGGAGGTGCTCGGCAAGTCGAAGACCGAGGGCAAGCGGTGGCAGCACGCCTCGCTGCCGGGGCCGGCGCGCGACGCGCTCGAGACGCTCCGGCGCGTCCAGCGTCCGCCCACCCCGGAGTGGCCGGTGTTCGAGTCGAGTCACGCGCCGTCGCTGTGGGCTCGTGCGCGGGAAGAACTCCCCGAGGGAGCGGTCGAAGGCGCGGTCGCGGAACGGGGGAATATCCGCGATGTGCTGCGGGCCGAGGGGATCGCGCCGCCGGCGCTCACCACCGACGGCGGCCGGTCGGTCCTGCGTCGGCTCACCGACGGGGCCGGGATCGATCTCCCCGAGGACGCCGACTACCTCCAGCCGCACGGCGCGCGACGGGGGATCGGCGAGGAACTGTACCGGGTTGACCGGGGGCTCGCCCAGGACCTCCTCCGCCACGAGGAACTGACGACGACGCGGGACCACTACCAGCACATCGACGCGGCCGAGCGGACGCGCGAGATCGACGCGGAACTCGAGCGACTCGGGGAGTAG
- a CDS encoding amino acid ABC transporter substrate-binding protein, with product MDRFDNSSSRRSYLKTAGAIGALGVSGLAGCTAFGGGGESDTITIAAAVPETGPLSSVGNEMLNGYQLGIDLLNQDGGVDGNEVELIVEDDESDPKTLREVLQQITSDNEVDMIWGSFSSPLVMAGSAFAENQGLPFLAVATCFEEPLTDGSKEWTYTPFPKTRDVTRATGEILGQLPEGNRPQRVGIWEENSGWGAEMAEAWESKLSDAGYDVAMRSTYNTGNGDFSTLISQAESANVEALLANPQPPDGITAMKQLRNSGYMPKFVEFVRAADPQAWWSALGEAGNSVIMSPGWAPGMTGNGNEELLNAYGEKFAESDDEIPRVMVGVGYNLAQTTLQALQAAESTEPDAVRSALDEEEFNTVIGDFSFDEYGMPQEGQLAAASAQWQDGEQRLVFPQTEQSSELTYPIEG from the coding sequence ATGGACAGATTCGATAATTCGAGCTCCCGGCGGAGCTACCTCAAGACGGCGGGCGCAATCGGCGCGCTCGGGGTGAGCGGCCTGGCCGGCTGTACGGCGTTCGGCGGCGGCGGCGAGTCCGACACGATCACCATCGCGGCCGCGGTTCCCGAGACCGGTCCGCTCTCCAGCGTCGGCAACGAGATGCTGAACGGCTACCAGCTCGGCATCGACCTGCTAAACCAGGACGGCGGGGTCGACGGGAACGAGGTCGAACTGATCGTCGAGGACGACGAGAGCGACCCGAAGACGCTCCGCGAGGTGCTCCAGCAGATCACGAGCGACAACGAGGTGGACATGATCTGGGGGAGCTTCTCCAGCCCGCTCGTGATGGCCGGCAGCGCGTTCGCCGAGAACCAGGGGCTCCCGTTCCTCGCCGTCGCGACGTGTTTCGAGGAGCCGCTCACGGACGGCTCCAAGGAGTGGACCTACACGCCGTTCCCGAAGACGCGGGACGTGACACGCGCGACGGGGGAGATCCTCGGGCAACTGCCCGAGGGCAACCGGCCACAGCGGGTCGGCATCTGGGAGGAGAACTCCGGGTGGGGCGCCGAGATGGCCGAGGCGTGGGAGTCGAAACTCTCGGACGCCGGCTACGACGTCGCGATGCGGTCGACGTACAACACTGGGAACGGCGACTTCTCGACGCTCATCTCGCAGGCGGAGAGCGCGAACGTCGAGGCGCTGCTCGCGAACCCCCAGCCGCCGGACGGCATCACCGCGATGAAACAGCTCCGGAACAGCGGCTACATGCCGAAGTTCGTCGAGTTCGTCCGCGCGGCCGACCCGCAGGCGTGGTGGTCGGCGCTCGGCGAGGCCGGGAACTCGGTCATCATGAGCCCGGGCTGGGCCCCGGGGATGACCGGCAACGGGAACGAGGAGCTGCTGAACGCCTACGGTGAGAAGTTCGCCGAGTCGGACGACGAGATCCCACGGGTGATGGTCGGGGTCGGCTACAACCTCGCCCAGACGACCCTGCAGGCGCTCCAGGCAGCGGAGTCGACCGAGCCGGACGCGGTCAGGAGCGCGCTCGACGAGGAGGAGTTCAACACCGTCATCGGCGACTTCTCGTTCGACGAGTACGGGATGCCCCAGGAGGGGCAGCTGGCGGCCGCGAGCGCGCAGTGGCAGGACGGCGAGCAGCGCCTCGTCTTCCCGCAGACCGAGCAGTCCTCGGAGCTGACATACCCCATCGAGGGGTAG